From the genome of Periplaneta americana isolate PAMFEO1 chromosome 15, P.americana_PAMFEO1_priV1, whole genome shotgun sequence, one region includes:
- the dbe gene encoding KRR1 small subunit processome component homolog yields the protein MGSKNSEGKSDSTSEVVDNAWSLKIPKFQPEDNPHRLLEESSFATLFPRYRELYLRECWPLVQSSLEEHGVKAEIDVVEGSMTVRTTRRTWDPYIIIKARDMIKLLSRSVPYEQAVRVLDDDVGSDIIKIGSLVRNREKFVKRRQRLIGPNGCTLKSIELLTDCYVLVQGQTVAALGPYKGLQQVRRIVEDTMNNIHPIYNIKALMIKRELTKDPKLKNENWERFLPKFNNKNLSKRKQPKKKKIKKGYTPFPPPQPESKLDKELASGEYFLKEEQRQIRRRKMKEDQHAAAAKLREEKRNKSFIPPEESHFKSVTENKSSDIDVEALKKKIKNVKKYRPKSRTRQ from the coding sequence ATGGGAAGCAAGAATTCAGAAGGAAAGAGTGATAGTACTAGTGAAGTAGTTGATAATGCGTGGTCTCTGAAAATACCAAAATTTCAACCAGAAGATAATCCACACAGACTTCTGGAAGAAAGTTCCTTTGCAACTCTCTTCCCAAGATACAGAGAACTTTATCTGAGGGAATGTTGGCCTTTAGTGCAGTCATCTCTAGAAGAGCATGGCGTTAAGGCTGAGATTGATGTCGTGGAAGGCAGTATGACAGTAAGAACAACACGTCGTACATGGGATCCATATATAATCATTAAGGCGAGGGACATGATCAAACTTCTGTCTAGAAGTGTACCCTATGAACAAGCAGTCCGTGTGCTTGACGATGACGTAGGATCAGATATAATTAAAATCGGTTCATTAGTTCGTAACAGGgaaaaatttgtgaaaagaagACAGAGGCTTATTGGCCCCAATGGTTGTACACTCAAATCTATTGAACTGCTAACAGACTGTTATGTTCTTGTCCAAGGTCAAACTGTTGCCGCTCTCGGCCCTTATAAAGGTCTTCAACAAGTGCGACGTATTGTTGAAGATACAATGAACAATATTCACCCCATCTATAATATAAAAGCCCTGATGATCAAGCGGGAATTGACAAAAGATCCTAAgcttaaaaatgaaaattgggAAAGGTTTTTGCCAAAATTTAACAATAAGAATCTAAGCAAACGAAAACaaccaaagaagaagaaaataaagaaagggtACACGCCATTCCCACCTCCACAGCCTGAAAGCAAATTGGATAAGGAGTTGGCTAGTGGGGAATACTTTTTGAAGGAAGAACAGAGACAAATTCGTAGACGTAAGATGAAGGAAGATCAACATGCAGCAGCTGCTAAATTGCGAGAGGAAAAACGAAATAAATCGTTTATTCCACCAGAGGAATCCCACTTCAAGTCTGTAACAGAGAATAAGAGTTCAGATATTGATGTTGAAGCATTGAAGAAGAAAATCaagaatgttaaaaaatataggcctaaatctcgAACTCGGCagtaa